In one Trichlorobacter lovleyi SZ genomic region, the following are encoded:
- a CDS encoding IS1595-like element ISGlo2 family transposase — translation MKMNLIQFQPGLSLNKFLELYGSQEQCETVVESARWPGGFTCSKCGNTHHFTYRRGVSVKVFQCSSCRTQTTLTEGTLFHSTKLPLTIWFQAMFFLTQSKNNVSILELRRLAGISYRAAWRIKHKIMQAMFEREQTTVLSDRVEVDDAYLGGELPGGKVGRGSENKVPFIAAVQTNNQGHPLYAVFSTVKSFCKEEVEIWAKSFLAPSALIVSDGLWCFQAVEAAGCVHQREVVGKDRKSTSMKCFSWINTVLGNLKNSITGTYHAFDFEKYAYRYLGEFQYRFNRRFDLAGMLKRLVAAAVKTKKLPEAKLRQAEDWR, via the coding sequence ATGAAAATGAATCTGATACAGTTTCAGCCAGGACTTAGTCTGAACAAGTTCCTTGAGTTGTACGGCTCTCAGGAACAATGTGAGACGGTTGTAGAGTCAGCCCGTTGGCCCGGCGGTTTTACCTGTTCCAAATGTGGTAATACTCACCACTTCACCTATCGGCGTGGTGTTTCAGTCAAGGTGTTCCAGTGCAGTTCCTGTAGAACCCAGACTACCCTTACTGAGGGGACGCTCTTTCACTCAACAAAGTTACCGCTGACGATCTGGTTCCAGGCCATGTTCTTTCTGACACAGAGCAAGAATAATGTATCGATCCTGGAACTCCGACGTCTGGCTGGTATCAGCTATCGTGCTGCCTGGCGCATCAAGCACAAAATAATGCAGGCCATGTTTGAACGTGAGCAAACAACCGTATTATCAGACCGCGTTGAGGTAGATGATGCCTACCTCGGCGGTGAACTACCCGGTGGCAAGGTTGGCCGCGGCTCTGAAAACAAGGTGCCGTTTATTGCTGCTGTACAGACCAACAACCAAGGCCATCCACTCTATGCGGTATTCAGTACGGTAAAGAGCTTCTGCAAGGAAGAAGTCGAAATATGGGCCAAAAGTTTCCTTGCACCATCAGCTTTAATCGTATCCGATGGCCTCTGGTGTTTCCAGGCAGTTGAGGCTGCCGGATGTGTTCATCAGCGTGAGGTCGTTGGTAAAGACAGAAAAAGTACCAGCATGAAATGCTTCAGCTGGATCAATACGGTTCTCGGCAATCTGAAAAACTCTATAACTGGCACCTACCATGCCTTTGACTTTGAGAAATATGCCTATCGCTACCTTGGCGAGTTTCAATATCGTTTCAACCGCCGCTTTGATCTGGCTGGCATGCTAAAGCGACTCGTGGCGGCAGCGGTCAAAACAAAGAAGCTGCCGGAAGCAAAACTTCGCCAAGCGGAAGATTGGCGCTAA
- a CDS encoding CDGSH iron-sulfur domain-containing protein, protein MCFRPAGVNKPQECPNCKKKLAAIGGVKQKICPFCKTALGEEPKPEPITVELEPGTYQRCTCGKSKTMPFCDGSHAGSGMSPLEFEITEKQQVKLCNCGKTKTAPFCDGSHTK, encoded by the coding sequence ATGTGTTTTAGACCAGCAGGAGTAAACAAGCCGCAGGAGTGCCCGAATTGCAAGAAGAAGCTTGCAGCGATAGGCGGAGTGAAACAAAAGATCTGTCCGTTCTGCAAGACAGCACTCGGAGAAGAGCCCAAGCCAGAGCCGATTACGGTCGAGCTGGAGCCCGGCACCTATCAGCGCTGTACCTGCGGAAAATCAAAGACCATGCCGTTCTGCGACGGATCGCATGCAGGCAGCGGCATGTCTCCGCTTGAATTCGAGATCACGGAAAAGCAACAGGTCAAGCTGTGCAACTGCGGCAAGACAAAGACAGCCCCGTTCTGCGACGGCAGTCACACAAAGTAG
- a CDS encoding sigma-54-dependent Fis family transcriptional regulator, translated as MKIADMDLREMLSFNPEGGIIHLLGERVLIHNANVSGLLKKELIDSLGVFTARCILTRLGFANGWQTAKNLEQHAPDVWKESRKYAGAKLHSLTGFNNVTLNTRTDGSDGKSLIESVWHDCYEAEQHLLHFGRSEEPACWREVAFASGFASYVEGREVYFIEDQCRAMGHDTCHVTARYKENWGSELEPYLRYYRMESSAAIMRELNEKLISVEKRLRKKEEHFAFLEGATTPTLVMSRSRAMKNVVDMAWRVAKVDSSVLVTGESGSGKELMARFIHDQSPRAAQPFIAVNCGALTETLLESELFGHAKGSFTGADRDRPGLFEAAAGGTLFLDEIGEVSPAMQVKLLRALQEREVRRVGENKSRKIDVRVVTATNRNLADEIAQGRFRQDLYYRLRVIELQVPPLRERNEDILPLTRMFLAKLVKQMKLQITGFTSKAAAQFLRYSWPGNVRELQNAVEYAVAMCQGAQIDVDDLPCDLRALSLRPVVSDCIRPLEEIERDYIIGVLRALGGNKVLAASELNIGLATLYRKLKEYEAQGAISLDELGSQTGSTPSAKCKSQRPEPA; from the coding sequence ATGAAGATTGCCGATATGGATCTGCGGGAGATGCTTTCTTTCAACCCCGAAGGGGGGATCATACACCTGTTGGGCGAACGGGTTCTGATACATAACGCAAATGTTTCAGGGCTGCTGAAAAAAGAGCTGATCGATTCGCTGGGGGTGTTTACCGCACGCTGCATCCTGACCCGTCTCGGCTTTGCCAACGGTTGGCAGACGGCAAAAAACCTGGAACAGCATGCTCCTGACGTCTGGAAGGAATCAAGGAAGTACGCCGGTGCAAAGCTGCATTCCCTGACCGGATTTAACAACGTTACCCTTAACACCCGTACAGATGGATCTGACGGCAAGTCCCTGATTGAATCGGTCTGGCACGACTGCTATGAGGCGGAACAGCACCTGCTGCATTTTGGCCGCTCGGAAGAACCGGCATGCTGGCGGGAGGTTGCCTTTGCAAGCGGTTTTGCATCCTATGTCGAGGGGCGGGAGGTCTATTTTATCGAGGATCAGTGCCGCGCAATGGGGCATGACACCTGCCATGTCACGGCCCGTTACAAAGAGAACTGGGGATCTGAGCTGGAGCCGTATCTGCGGTACTACCGCATGGAATCCTCAGCGGCCATCATGCGGGAGCTGAATGAAAAGTTGATCAGTGTGGAAAAGAGGTTGCGTAAGAAGGAGGAGCATTTCGCCTTTCTTGAGGGGGCCACAACCCCCACGCTGGTTATGTCCCGCAGCCGTGCCATGAAGAACGTGGTCGATATGGCCTGGCGGGTTGCCAAGGTGGATTCATCGGTGCTGGTCACCGGCGAAAGCGGCTCCGGCAAGGAGCTGATGGCCCGCTTCATCCATGACCAGTCGCCCCGGGCCGCACAGCCTTTTATTGCGGTAAACTGCGGCGCACTTACCGAGACATTGCTGGAAAGCGAGCTGTTCGGCCATGCCAAAGGTTCGTTCACCGGTGCGGACCGGGATCGCCCCGGTCTCTTTGAGGCTGCTGCCGGCGGCACCCTGTTTCTGGATGAGATCGGCGAGGTCTCGCCGGCCATGCAGGTCAAGCTGCTGCGCGCCCTGCAGGAGCGTGAGGTCCGCAGGGTGGGTGAGAACAAATCGCGCAAGATTGATGTGCGGGTCGTTACGGCAACCAACCGCAACCTGGCTGACGAAATTGCCCAGGGCCGTTTCCGGCAGGATCTCTACTACCGTCTGCGGGTCATTGAGCTGCAGGTGCCGCCGCTGCGGGAGCGCAACGAAGATATCCTGCCCCTGACCCGAATGTTCCTGGCCAAGCTGGTGAAACAGATGAAGCTGCAGATTACCGGATTTACCTCCAAGGCAGCTGCGCAATTTCTGCGCTACAGCTGGCCGGGTAATGTCCGCGAGCTTCAAAACGCGGTGGAGTACGCCGTTGCCATGTGCCAGGGGGCGCAGATCGATGTTGACGACCTGCCCTGCGACCTGCGGGCACTTTCCCTGAGGCCGGTGGTCTCAGACTGCATCCGTCCGTTGGAGGAGATCGAGCGGGATTACATCATCGGCGTGCTGCGTGCCCTTGGCGGCAACAAGGTGCTGGCGGCTAGCGAGCTGAACATCGGTCTGGCCACGCTGTACCGCAAACTGAAGGAGTATGAGGCGCAGGGGGCAATCTCTCTTGATGAGCTCGGCAGCCAGACCGGCTCTACCCCGTCGGCCAAGTGCAAGTCGCAACGGCCGGAGCCTGCCTGA
- a CDS encoding TIGR04282 family arsenosugar biosynthesis glycosyltransferase, whose translation MQTSIVIFTRVPKTGDTKTRLTTARGGILTDDEARMLYEGCLVDVINVCIAAGCGEVKVCYNASGDRDCLEQLLARSSDRSKIVEVYPDQGGSFDDCMQYAADHILKAAPGAPEPAAVIIVGGDIPTLQPYIVQDAVKKLHDLAKAQPGGSALVEGACQEGGFSLVGFTSSTPFDFNKVFYNMDGITALDMLVAKAVDKKIPLAVVEAVPDVDIPVDLASMIPVVKALRAASVYNDAILVPEHTLQVLDELGLESTASPPQR comes from the coding sequence ATGCAAACCAGCATCGTCATTTTTACCAGGGTGCCGAAAACAGGCGACACCAAGACCAGGCTTACCACTGCCAGAGGCGGTATTCTCACTGATGACGAGGCACGGATGCTCTACGAGGGCTGTCTTGTCGACGTGATCAACGTTTGCATCGCAGCCGGTTGTGGTGAGGTCAAGGTCTGCTACAACGCCTCCGGCGACCGCGACTGTCTGGAGCAGTTGCTGGCACGCAGCTCGGACAGGTCAAAGATCGTTGAGGTCTACCCTGATCAGGGAGGCAGTTTTGATGACTGCATGCAATATGCCGCCGATCATATCCTGAAAGCCGCGCCAGGGGCGCCGGAACCGGCAGCGGTGATCATTGTCGGCGGGGATATCCCCACCCTGCAGCCGTACATCGTGCAGGATGCGGTCAAAAAACTGCATGATCTTGCCAAGGCGCAACCGGGCGGCAGCGCCCTGGTTGAAGGGGCCTGCCAGGAGGGCGGATTCTCACTGGTCGGTTTCACCTCCAGTACACCATTCGACTTCAACAAGGTCTTCTATAACATGGACGGCATCACGGCACTGGATATGCTGGTGGCCAAGGCCGTTGACAAGAAGATTCCTCTGGCGGTGGTCGAGGCGGTGCCGGATGTGGATATTCCGGTAGACCTGGCCAGCATGATTCCGGTGGTCAAGGCGCTCAGGGCGGCATCTGTCTACAACGACGCCATTTTAGTGCCGGAGCATACGCTGCAGGTGCTGGATGAACTCGGTCTGGAGAGTACGGCGTCGCCTCCGCAGCGCTAA
- a CDS encoding DUF169 domain-containing protein — protein sequence MNHQELSRDLKELLTLRWSPVAVRLLKHGEEKPANVFEPSVPLRHCQAITAARRGNSIYMPPAKHACPDGSAIMGLIPMSPKLRSGELYLLFKKLPNIEIARKMIASRSEFATGTYRASVVAPLEDAEFTPDVVIFTLYPEQAMWCCCASSYGSGDRQVFNTSGFNSTCSDLTVQVMKSQRMNISFGCYGARAISDISDFETYLAIPYDQLPALIESLKKLAVKSIPEARRKIYMPPVIDNVSGPEQQEGCHVSVRIQQDRCNGCELCVAFCPDAVLEMRETENGPKAVAVAEEKCSSCYTCVGQCPQKAIQLEQRAN from the coding sequence GTGAACCATCAGGAATTATCCCGAGATCTGAAAGAACTGCTTACCCTGCGATGGTCCCCCGTAGCGGTCAGGCTGCTGAAGCATGGAGAAGAAAAGCCGGCCAACGTCTTTGAGCCATCCGTGCCGCTCAGGCATTGCCAGGCCATAACCGCGGCGCGGCGGGGCAACAGCATCTACATGCCCCCTGCCAAACATGCCTGCCCCGACGGGTCGGCAATCATGGGGCTGATCCCGATGTCGCCCAAGCTGCGTTCCGGTGAACTGTACCTGCTGTTCAAGAAACTGCCCAACATAGAAATAGCCCGCAAAATGATCGCATCGCGGTCCGAGTTTGCCACCGGCACCTACCGTGCCAGCGTGGTTGCACCGCTGGAGGATGCCGAATTCACGCCCGATGTTGTCATCTTTACCCTCTACCCCGAGCAGGCGATGTGGTGCTGTTGCGCCTCAAGCTACGGCAGCGGCGACCGGCAGGTCTTCAACACCTCGGGCTTTAACTCCACCTGCTCCGATCTGACGGTGCAGGTGATGAAGAGTCAGCGGATGAATATCTCCTTCGGCTGCTACGGAGCCAGGGCGATCAGTGATATCAGCGATTTTGAGACCTACCTCGCCATTCCCTACGACCAGCTGCCGGCGCTGATCGAATCCCTGAAAAAACTGGCGGTGAAGAGCATCCCCGAGGCGCGGCGCAAGATCTACATGCCGCCGGTCATTGACAACGTCTCCGGGCCGGAACAACAGGAAGGCTGCCATGTCTCCGTCCGGATACAGCAGGATCGCTGCAACGGCTGCGAACTCTGCGTTGCCTTCTGCCCGGATGCCGTGCTGGAGATGCGGGAGACCGAAAACGGACCCAAGGCGGTGGCGGTTGCCGAGGAAAAATGCAGCAGCTGCTATACCTGTGTCGGCCAGTGCCCGCAAAAGGCGATCCAGCTGGAACAGCGGGCGAACTAG
- a CDS encoding GNAT family N-acetyltransferase: protein MPYEIRFADSTDVEVLQGIFLESDMDLAGEIEEHIVISRGDSIIGGGMLTQTDQDLFHLIVFAISEHERTHGLGRLLLERLLQQPWAFCRDASMPECSSYRVTTVAKGKSAGFYGKLGFVPCDFSDLAAPFAGQCDDCPEAADCYPVAMNCNCSRMPSGSEGALS from the coding sequence GTGCCATACGAAATCAGATTTGCCGACAGCACTGATGTAGAGGTCCTGCAGGGTATCTTTCTTGAGAGTGATATGGACCTGGCCGGCGAGATTGAAGAGCATATCGTGATCAGCAGGGGTGATAGCATTATCGGTGGCGGTATGCTGACCCAGACGGATCAGGATCTGTTTCATCTGATTGTCTTTGCCATCAGCGAGCATGAACGCACCCATGGCCTGGGCCGGCTGCTGCTTGAAAGGTTGCTGCAACAGCCCTGGGCCTTTTGCCGGGACGCCAGCATGCCGGAGTGCAGCAGCTATCGGGTCACCACAGTGGCAAAGGGGAAGAGCGCCGGTTTCTACGGCAAACTCGGCTTTGTCCCGTGCGACTTCAGCGATCTGGCAGCGCCCTTTGCCGGACAGTGCGATGACTGTCCGGAGGCCGCTGACTGCTATCCGGTGGCCATGAACTGCAACTGCTCACGTATGCCGTCAGGGTCGGAGGGAGCGCTATCATGA
- a CDS encoding MBL fold metallo-hydrolase, producing MSNAAFILLGSGAGPGAPSFFCDCVGCREAREHPAAIRTRSGALLTTAGQQVLIDTPPDLRQQLLRERVSDVDTLFITHWHYDHFGGIGELEYYVKLKRMQPITLYLPPSARELFHNAFPALEEIFTVQTWEFFRSYPLGELLITPLPARHSIETAGFMVSSPTVRLAYFPDTAGLPPETLPLVQGSDYLICDATFSGENWFPNSHMSIAEAIELGQQAEAKTVILTHISVHYSRPLTSVELQQQLAAHPHVRAAHDGMVIPLSGEGVKR from the coding sequence ATGAGCAACGCCGCCTTTATCCTGCTGGGCAGCGGCGCCGGTCCCGGTGCCCCCTCTTTTTTCTGCGACTGTGTCGGCTGCCGGGAGGCGCGGGAACATCCCGCCGCCATCAGGACACGCAGCGGCGCACTGCTGACCACCGCCGGTCAGCAGGTGCTGATCGACACCCCGCCGGATCTCAGACAACAGTTGCTGAGGGAACGGGTTTCCGACGTTGATACGCTGTTCATCACCCACTGGCATTATGACCATTTCGGCGGGATCGGCGAGCTTGAGTACTATGTCAAGCTGAAGCGCATGCAGCCGATCACACTCTATCTGCCCCCTTCGGCACGGGAGCTGTTTCATAACGCCTTTCCTGCGCTTGAGGAGATCTTTACGGTGCAGACCTGGGAGTTCTTTCGATCCTACCCGCTGGGTGAGCTCCTAATTACGCCGCTACCGGCCCGCCACAGCATTGAAACCGCCGGATTCATGGTCAGTTCGCCGACTGTCCGGCTGGCCTATTTCCCGGATACCGCCGGTCTCCCCCCGGAGACGCTGCCGTTGGTGCAGGGGTCTGATTACCTGATCTGCGACGCCACCTTTAGCGGTGAAAACTGGTTTCCCAACAGCCATATGTCCATTGCCGAGGCGATTGAGCTGGGGCAGCAGGCCGAGGCAAAGACAGTGATTCTGACCCATATCTCCGTCCATTACAGCCGGCCGTTGACCAGTGTTGAGTTACAGCAGCAGCTGGCAGCGCATCCCCATGTCCGGGCTGCCCATGACGGCATGGTGATACCCCTGTCCGGTGAGGGGGTAAAACGATGA